The proteins below come from a single Bacillus horti genomic window:
- a CDS encoding S-layer homology domain-containing protein: MRQKFIVTTLLCTLLLSLIFPSVLSANTLQNFDDVPTAHWAEKFIKKMDIRNVVEGYENNTFRPNQGIRQQEAVAMIVRFLGYQDEAEAAKSLEVREDHELYPYIQGVPEWSKGNILVGAQLGLISLASDAGFNPTEEASRAWMTKLLITSIQKHGSVPATTSNLQFTDSDSIPPWVRSEVNLATGAEIVTGYPDGTFKPERTVTRAEMTALLAKAEEFVSSDYLKDIVRGKIEVKQEDGAIVNTDSGLEKIFIQDDALLFQENNRISFAQLKSSDEISAIIDSNDQVLFLDLLNASERKVNEIEGTVYVYDASKELLTIQDQTQNLTSFKVASTVTVNKDNKAIRISELNTFDKVRITLEEGELKHIEVTESYEHQKEAEIISINTTERVVTVKHADHSYEVISINNRVKLLDQQGAHISFDQLKMNEKVKINYHEDQVDSIQIPVSHMSDYVITQVNTRRAIVTKDGVNEEYNFDSSLKVLIKGYIEPSSTDLLVGDRVKLKLSDGKIVEIEVLNRERKAFNFDFSDSSANAIRVKDLKTNQLSYITYDSDVKLYQNNSALRSLTSFNQGDRVLINIRDGVALRIDKAIFNNFDITARDDANKTITARNRQYSNQTFRFADHTVVIVNNTTSHITNILVGDGVNIYSVGNEIVEIRK; this comes from the coding sequence ATGCGCCAAAAGTTTATCGTTACCACATTACTATGTACATTACTACTATCACTAATCTTTCCAAGCGTATTATCAGCTAACACATTGCAAAACTTTGATGATGTACCTACAGCACATTGGGCAGAAAAGTTTATTAAAAAGATGGATATTCGAAATGTAGTTGAAGGATATGAGAATAACACATTCCGTCCTAATCAAGGAATTAGACAGCAGGAAGCTGTAGCAATGATCGTGAGGTTCTTAGGCTATCAAGATGAAGCAGAAGCTGCAAAGAGCTTAGAAGTGCGTGAAGATCATGAGCTTTATCCATACATACAAGGTGTACCTGAATGGTCAAAAGGAAATATACTTGTGGGAGCTCAATTAGGTCTAATTAGTCTGGCATCTGATGCTGGATTTAACCCAACAGAAGAAGCTTCTAGAGCTTGGATGACTAAGCTATTGATTACTTCTATTCAGAAGCATGGAAGTGTTCCGGCAACAACAAGTAACCTTCAGTTTACAGATAGTGATTCTATACCACCTTGGGTACGTTCAGAAGTTAATCTCGCTACTGGGGCGGAGATTGTCACTGGCTATCCAGATGGAACATTTAAACCAGAAAGAACGGTTACTAGAGCTGAAATGACGGCATTACTTGCTAAGGCAGAGGAGTTTGTTAGTTCGGACTACTTAAAAGATATTGTTCGAGGTAAGATAGAAGTTAAACAAGAAGATGGGGCAATTGTTAATACAGATAGCGGTCTAGAAAAAATCTTTATTCAAGATGATGCTTTACTTTTCCAAGAGAATAATAGGATATCTTTCGCTCAATTAAAATCAAGTGATGAAATATCTGCTATTATTGACTCAAACGATCAGGTACTATTCCTAGATCTCTTAAATGCTAGTGAGAGAAAGGTAAATGAAATAGAAGGTACTGTTTATGTCTATGATGCTAGTAAGGAATTATTAACAATCCAAGATCAGACGCAAAACTTAACTAGTTTCAAAGTAGCCTCAACAGTCACGGTAAATAAAGACAATAAAGCTATAAGAATTAGTGAACTTAATACCTTTGATAAAGTAAGAATTACTTTAGAAGAAGGGGAATTAAAACATATAGAAGTTACTGAGTCATATGAACATCAAAAAGAAGCTGAGATTATTAGTATTAATACAACTGAACGAGTAGTTACTGTTAAGCATGCGGACCACTCTTATGAAGTTATATCAATTAATAATAGAGTTAAGCTTTTAGATCAACAGGGTGCTCATATATCCTTTGATCAATTAAAAATGAATGAGAAGGTTAAGATCAATTATCATGAGGATCAAGTGGACTCCATTCAAATACCTGTTAGTCACATGAGTGACTATGTCATTACGCAGGTTAATACACGAAGAGCCATTGTGACTAAAGATGGAGTAAATGAAGAATATAATTTCGACTCTTCGTTAAAAGTGTTAATTAAAGGGTACATTGAACCTAGCAGTACAGATTTACTGGTAGGTGATAGAGTAAAGCTTAAACTAAGTGATGGAAAGATTGTAGAAATAGAAGTTTTAAATAGAGAAAGAAAAGCATTCAATTTTGATTTCAGTGATTCAAGTGCTAATGCGATACGTGTTAAAGATTTAAAAACAAATCAGCTTTCATATATAACGTATGATAGTGATGTTAAGCTTTATCAAAATAATTCTGCGTTAAGATCTCTTACCAGCTTTAATCAAGGTGATCGTGTTTTAATTAACATTCGAGATGGTGTTGCTTTAAGAATAGATAAAGCAATTTTTAATAATTTTGATATTACTGCTAGAGATGACGCAAACAAAACTATCACGGCCAGAAACAGACAGTATAGTAATCAGACATTTAGATTTGCTGATCACACTGTTGTAATTGTAAACAATACAACAAGCCATATAACTAATATTCTAGTCGGTGACGGTGTGAATATTTATAGTGTTGGTAATGAGATTGTGGAGATTAGAAAGTAG